Genomic segment of Sander vitreus isolate 19-12246 chromosome 17, sanVit1, whole genome shotgun sequence:
TACACATGACAAATTTCCAACTCTAAAAGCTGCAGTCATGGTCGATCTTCTAAAGTGCCTCTGTGTGAAATGCTGGAGTCAAAACAGTGATTATGAGATGCTCCATAATTCTCCATAATAGAGGTTcctgaaaataacaaaaaacaccTCACTCTGAATGTCAATAGTGGGATTGACAGTTTAATTGATTTTGAACCCAGCAAGCTCCCTTGAGTGTGCAgcacaaaactaaatgaagtTAATCAAGGCCTAAggctgtttgtgttgtgtgtagcaGGCTTCACATTGCTCTTTAGGTCAGGTTTTCATCTGAAGAAAGTCCAGTCCATACAGTGATGCCTGAGGAGGGTTAAGATTCTTGCTGGTGTCTGCTCTCAGTGCTCGCTGAAAGGAGCTTATGTGCTTTAGATGTTATGCTGAGCGCATTAtacaacaaaatgttttattgtgacAGATGCAGGGCTGTGACTGTGTGCCCACTTTGCACGACAGTGCAAACTTTGATTCAAAACACAATGTGGTTTTCTTTCTTAATGACCTGTTTTTCCCTTTAGACTCCATACTTTTGGCCATCAAACTGCTGGGAACCAGAAAACACAGACTATGGTGAGAAAGCTGTTCTGGTCTTATATAGGGCTAATGATGCAGAATGTTTGTGTAGTGCATTTGTCCAATTTGCTGCGGGTGTTACCAAAAGTTCAAAAGATTAAACACAAATAATGCAACTGCAGTATGAAGATattatgtaaaaatataaactcacattttgtttttgatgcTTGGACCACAGTTAGAATTATAGCGCATAGTTATATAGATATAGCGCAGTTGGCATGCAATAACTGTATGCTTTCTATTTTCCTCAGTCAATTGCCTCAGTCATATACTCTCTGACTGATACAGGATACAGATTCCTTCCAGTGAAGGAAACCAAGGATGTGTTTGTATGCATGCACCTGTTGTGAACATTTGGCTGAAGGTTTTACTGGTGATACAGGGATGAGCTTTTCAATGTTTAAAGCAGAGCGGAGATAAACACGTTCATAATGCCAAAAATGATTTGAGCAAATAGCCACACAGCCTTGCAGGTCTTTCATTTGTTGCTTGAGTTATAGGACGAGGAAAAGGGCTAATGCTCGCTGTGAGAATAATCCTGTGAGTGCTTGGGGAAGTTAGAGTGTCTCAGACGTAGCAACTGATTCACATGAATGATGCCCCTTAATGAAAACAGTGTAATGGCATAATGAAGCTTCGCATAATGGTCAGTTAACAAAGGGATGAAGGGATGATGATAGTAGAGGAAGAGATCAAAATCAGGcccacatacacacgcacgcacgcacgtgtgcacacacacacacacacacacacacacacacacacacacacacacacacacacacacacacacacacacacacacacacacacacacacacacacacacacacacacactgtaacaggCGCTCAGAAACCATGCACAGCCAATGACCTTTGTGATTTGCAGGCCAGTTTAAATGTGCAGTTGAGAGGATTAAATGAGTAAATGCAGGGCCACTTAAGGCTGTTAAAACCCAGCTGAGATCCCGTTATCCCTCTATTAccaatctctctgtctctctgtctcttagcTGTTTACCTCTGCAAAAGAACAATGCAAAATAAAGCACGTCTGGAGCTTGCAGACTATGAAGCGGTAAGTGAAAGAGATTGTTTAGTGTCAGCACTCCCCTCTTCACATATCTGTTCATACTGACACTGAGGACATTTGTTTTCCTGTGTGACACTGCATCATTTGTAACTTTCCTTTCACCTAAGCTATTAAATGAATCACTGGGTTACTCTGGGGTTTTTCTCATTGTATGTGAGCAGGGATCATTAAAGATGGCGTACAGCCGTTCACTGAACACATAATGCGCAGTAAACATAATCAGCCCAGATCCCTTAAAAACCTTTTATTCCCCATTTATTGTTCTTTGTTTTACTTGCAGGAGAGCTTAGCAAGGCTACAGAGAGCTTTCGCCAGGAAATGGGAGTTCATTTTTATGCAAGCAGAAGCACAAGCGAAGTAGGTTTCTATAAGAACCACACACGCATTGAGCCATTATGAGTGAGTCCTCTTACACCCTCATTCTGACATGATTTAAAGTGGTTTACTACAACTTGCCTGTAATTACCAGCACACAACTTCACAGATGAGCTGCACATTAAACATGTGATGGAGTAAATGCATCGTACGTGTGGTGGAATAAGCTACGTGCGctgtaaaaacagttctgaactCACTTTTTGTTCCTCAGAGTGGataagaaaagagacaaaattgAGAGGAAAATTCTCGACAGTCAGGAAAGAGCATTCTGGGACGTGCACAGACCAGTGGTGAGTGAAATTACTGATGTTGTCGTCATCGTCACCTTTGCTGTTACCGATATCATTGCTGACATTATCAACATCATCTTAATTGTTCCTGCAAAAGTGAACGATATTGAAAAAGCAATTCCACACTGATCACTCTGcaccacacacgcacagaaTCAAAATTACATAGTGTAGATATCACTTATGCTCTCTGGGCTATTTTAATCCATCCTACACATCCTACACAGGCAGTACCAATACATCAAGCTGTTTGACAAAGAAacaatgttttgaaaatgttatgcACTTCATGTAATTTATACACAAGTTAATGCATGAATGGTGTAAAGAGgtgaacacactgtaaatcgTCCTGCGGGTATTCCTCTGCCATACACATTAAATGCCACATCAATAACTGTCATAACACATCAGCTTCACTGCTGCTCTTTACCTTGTTTATACATACTTGCttagcattagcatttattttccCCCTGAGGTTAAAGGGTCTCCTACGTTGTGTTTCTCTGAAAGCCACTGCTCCATGCTTAATTGGAAAATAAGTTCAATTTATGCATCCTATGTGAGCAACATAatcaatttattatttattaattcaaAGCTTCTCAGCCCTGTGTTTCCGGAAGAGACCTAGATTAGGCCACTTCAATCATCCAGAATTTGCACACTAAGACTCTGATTTTACGCTGGTTTACTAGTTTTGCTAGAATTGGCACCTTCCATGTTTAATTAACCAGCATCTGACACATTGACCCAGAGACATCTAAAATCACTTCCCACAGCCAAACATATTGGATTTGATTACCTTAAACTCATATTATGGTGTCGAAATTGCACTTTCACTGTTTGTGGCAGAGCTACTTGCTAGAGGGCAACGCATAGAACAACAACAGCTGAAGTTGTAATAATTAAATTTAAGCTGAATTAACTGAATTTCCTCCTCACTCTTCTTACAGCCAGGATGTGTGAATACAACAGAAGTTGACATAAAGAAATCGTCCAGAATGAAAAATCCCCACAAAACCAGAAAGGTACAGTAGATTACACCTTTCTTTTAAGGTCAGGGTTGATATTTACACTGTAACACAGACATAAACAGCAGGCTTAATCTTCCTTGCTGTGCTTGTCAGCAGCTATAAGGCTATTACTAGTATTTTAACTGTATGTTTTTTGTCGCCTCAGTCTGTGTATGGGCTGCAGAATGATATCCGTACCCACAGCCCAACCCACACCCCTGCCCCAGAGGCCAAGCAGCCTACAGAAGAAGAACTGCAGGAACAGGTTAGACCTGCAGGTGGCACTCTACTATTAAAGATAGGATTTTTGACGATTTGAAGTCAATGTtagcatagtctatatccacgacgttccacttctgggattgcaccttgccgccggaaattccgctggatttcactcCTTTCGTTACCTCCCGCTTTCTcaggtggatttatgaggactatggttaactgctcctcagatctctgcagggtccaatctgagctttctgttgcacgaccacAACAACTTTCGAACGTAGGCCACAcgttcaaccaaaacaagtttctttctAATTTGCAGCAGCGCCCTGGCTCTGCTCGgcgtttagcaccgcccaagacgattgtgattggtttaaagaaatgccaataaaccggagcatgtttttctcccatcccggaatgctgtgtggactagccagaccctcctccgcaacgctgtggaggaaggtctggcaaagcgagactaatgctAGCACTCAAATTGTAATTGTAGTTCTTATTTGTCATCTGTAACTTTATAGTTAGATTGTTTTTGGTATGCAACAATTACATTGAGTATCCTTAGATGTACATACACTAATAAAGTACAATGTAGTACAGTTTTAAGTGCACACATAAAgtcaaataattaaaatatcatACAGTGGGTGTTGTAATTATGTACTTGCTAACAGCAATTTCTTGTGAATTTGTGGAGACTGATGTATGCTAATTGTTATCTGCTATGGTTTCAGATCACCTTTTGGCAATTACAATTAGACAGGCATCGACTGAAAATGTCCAAAGTGGCAGAGAGGTGAGAGGGATGTTATTTGTGTCTTTATTCAGTTTAGCCATTGATTTGTTTATTGAGCCTTTAAATGGCCTAACATGGCGTGGGGTTAAGAGCTCAGATGACCTTGGAGAGTAATTGGGCCCAGACAATTCCTTTAGTGGGTGTCAGCGCTGACAATACCAGATACTGAATGGCACACAAAGTGTTGATTTGTCATTTCGTTCAATTACAAGGGAGAAGCATTGAGCAAAGAGTTCTCTATCCTTGTGTCCAAGTACAGGGTCAGTCCCTCTTGTCTGGCTTTCAATCTAAAGGAGGGTTTCACCTCGCCTTTCATTAATTAAATTTTACAAATAGACAACGCATTCATAATGACTCACAGAAAGGTACGGAGCAGATGTGATAACTAGATTATAATATATGTCAAATGTCAGTGTACATGTACATATTCCTGTCATTAATACTGCatgctttctttgtttctccTCAAAAAACAGTTTGCTGGCCTACACAGAGCAGTACGTCGAATACGACCCCTTCCTCACGCCTTCAGATCCATCCAACCCATGGATCTCAGATGATGCCACACTCTGGGAGCTTGAAGCCAGGTGGTTGCATGTCTCCAGAGAAAGAGCAAAATAGATATTTATATTGATACTTACATTAGATTATATATTTGTATGCGTTTTGTTGCACACATACTTCATCAGTGAAAGataagttgtatgttttgtgtgtccTCCTCCAGTAAGGAGCCAGGCCAGCAGAGGGTAAAGAGGTGGGCTTTCGGCATTGATGAGGTTCTCAAAGATCCAGTGGGGAGAGAGCAGTTCCTCAAGTTCCTGGAGTCTGAGTTCAGCTCAGAGAATCTCAGGTACTCAccaacatgcatgcatacacacacacacacacacacacacacacacacacacacacacacacacacacacacacacacacacacacacacacacacacacacacgcacacacacaaaatactgcCATGAATTCATTCCTAAAGGCTTGAACTAACCCTAAAGCCTCAATCAATATTTTTGACTGCATAAATATGAAGTATAACATTTTGTTTCTCAATTGattataatttaaaatatgaaaGGATATTTTACTGCCATGTTTACTGAtgcaaatacatattttacGTCATAATTTGTATAGTTTAATCTATAGCAATTCATCAAATGTAATAACATGATCAcatgtttaatatgtaataCATGTTACAAGCAACCAGTACCTACAGCTGTCAAATAAGTGTAGTACAAAGTACATTTGCCtctgaaataaaattaaaacgtgtaaagtagcataaaatagaaatacgCAGGTGAAGTACCTAAacaatgtacttaagtacaatatttgGGTACTTTCTACTACTCTGGATTAGTCAACATAGCTGGCAAAATAGCAGGATCAAgtcatgtgttttgttttgaattacAGACTGTACCTTTAGCTGTAATTGTCTCATGCCAAATT
This window contains:
- the rgs7a gene encoding regulator of G-protein signaling 7a, which translates into the protein MAQTNSVGQGTNGVADESPNMIVYRKMEEVIARMQDDKNGIPIRTVKSFLTKIPSVFSGSEIVQWMIKNLDIEDQVEALHLGTLMAAHGYFFPISDHVLTLKDDGTFYRFQTPYFWPSNCWEPENTDYAVYLCKRTMQNKARLELADYEAESLARLQRAFARKWEFIFMQAEAQAKVDKKRDKIERKILDSQERAFWDVHRPVPGCVNTTEVDIKKSSRMKNPHKTRKSVYGLQNDIRTHSPTHTPAPEAKQPTEEELQEQITFWQLQLDRHRLKMSKVAESLLAYTEQYVEYDPFLTPSDPSNPWISDDATLWELEASKEPGQQRVKRWAFGIDEVLKDPVGREQFLKFLESEFSSENLRFWLAVQELKKRPIREVPTRVQEIWQEFLAPGAPSAINVDSKSYDKTTQNVKDPGRYAFEDAQEHIYKLMKSDSYSRFIRSSAYQELLQAKKKKSKNLF